TGTGCCGGCCCTGGGAGAAGACGGGCCGGCCCTGAGACCGGCGAGGCTTAAGGTCGGCTTTATCGAGAGCACTTTTCTCGGCATCAACCACCGGGATGCGGAAGCCGCCTTCAAAACCTTTGCCCGCACTATCGGGCGGACGGAAGGGTACGATGTCGAGGTCGAGGTCGTGTTGTTCAAGAGCGCCCGGGAACTTGACGCCCTGCAGGCCGAGGAAAGGCCGGAACTGATCATTTTGGAAACCTGGAATTATCTGGATCTGAAGAATCCCGGCTGGCTGAAGCCGGTTTGCGTGACTGCCGACCGGGAGCAGGTGGCCAAGCGATTTCTGCTGCTGACCGGCAATCCTGATCTGAATAGCCTGGCCGACCTGCGAGGAAAATCCCTGAACCTTTTCATGATTGCCAATGCCGAACTTGGTCATCATTGGTTGCAGGCCCTGCTGCGGGAACGGAAGCTGGGGACGGTGGCGGATTTTTTCGGCAGGGTGGAATTGCACACGGAACCGATGCGGGCCATTCTTCCGGTGTTTTTCCAGAGCAGGGATGCGGTGGTGATCGATTCCGCGAAACTGGAACTGATGGCCGAACTCAACCCTCAGCTGAATCGACTGAAAGTCATAAACTCATCCCAGCCCCTTGTCAACGGAGTGCTCTGTGTCAAGCGATCCGGCTGGTCCTCCGCTGTTTTTCAGGACGCCATGCTCAAGGTCTTGCCGGATCTGCATCGATCTCCAGCGGGACAGCAGATTCTCCATCTTTTCAGGCTTAATCGTCTGGTTCCCTTTGAAGATCATTTCCTCGATGAGGTGCGCAAGCTCCGGCACAGGACTGTGTCAAGGCAAAATTCTCCTGGAAAAGCTTTTCCGGGCGGCAATATCTGATTTAGGAAAAAGGCAATCGAAATATGAATTCGAAGCTTAAAAAACCGTTTCGCTTGGGAATCGCCCTGCGCATCGCCCTGCTGACCTGGCTGGTGGCTCTGATCACTTTGCTGTTCTTCGTCCTGACTACGCTGCCGAGGGAAAAGAGAATTTACCTGCAGAACCTGGAATCCAAGGCCAAGAGCGTTGCCGTGTCCCTGCGGGACGTGGCCGCGGGGGCGGCAATCAACGAGGATTTTGCCGGCGTCGTCAACGCCTGCCAGACCCTGCTCGCCGGTGACCCGGAAATCGACTTTCTGGTGGTGATGAAAAACGACGGCTTTGCCCTGATCAACGATCAGGCCGGCTGGAAGGTCGAGGAAAAAATCGAACCTTACTGGAATCCTGCGGAGCGGAAAACCTCTGCCGACATCAGCGAGGTTCCCCTGCTCAACCGGCGGGTATTCCACTACGCCCAGCCCTTCGATTATTCCGGAATCCAGTGGGGATGGATTCACGTTGGACTCTCCCTCAAGGCCTACGACCAGAGTGTCCACTCCCTGTATCAGCACACCCTGCTGCTGTCCCTCGGCTGTGTCGCCTTGAGTCTGCTGATCTCGTTGGCTTATGCCTCCCGGCTCGTGCGCCCTATTCTGCGTCTGCGCCAAGCCGTGGAACGGGTTGCCGGGGGCGATCTTTCGGTACGGGTGGAAATATCCGGCAGCGACGAGCTGAGCAGTCTGGCCGGCTCGGTCAACAGCATGACCGACTCCCTGCTGCGCCGCGACCGGATTCTCGAGAGCGTGCGTTTTGCGGCTCAACGATTCATGGTGTCCGAACAGTGGCAGGAAGCGATCACCGAGGTGCTGGCCCGGTTGGGCCGCGCGGCCGATGCCAGCCGCGCCTATCTGTTCGAAAACTCTCATGACGAAACCGGCCGCCTGTGCATGTCCCAGCGTTTTGAGTGGACCGTGGATGGTATCGAGCCCCAGTTGTCCAATCCGGACCTGCAGATGCTGCCCTATACCGAACCCGGT
The genomic region above belongs to Syntrophotaleaceae bacterium and contains:
- a CDS encoding PhnD/SsuA/transferrin family substrate-binding protein: MRHFFPLDKLLWCLAGMILLLAACVPALGEDGPALRPARLKVGFIESTFLGINHRDAEAAFKTFARTIGRTEGYDVEVEVVLFKSARELDALQAEERPELIILETWNYLDLKNPGWLKPVCVTADREQVAKRFLLLTGNPDLNSLADLRGKSLNLFMIANAELGHHWLQALLRERKLGTVADFFGRVELHTEPMRAILPVFFQSRDAVVIDSAKLELMAELNPQLNRLKVINSSQPLVNGVLCVKRSGWSSAVFQDAMLKVLPDLHRSPAGQQILHLFRLNRLVPFEDHFLDEVRKLRHRTVSRQNSPGKAFPGGNI